The sequence below is a genomic window from Mugil cephalus isolate CIBA_MC_2020 chromosome 14, CIBA_Mcephalus_1.1, whole genome shotgun sequence.
TGATGAGATGAGTCTCCATTACACTTCTAGCTGCTGTTCATGCTAAATACCTAAATGGGACCGCCTACCCTAATAACAATGATCTATCTTCATGTGTACGCCTCAACTACAAATAATCTCTatctttttttacaaaaacattacTCATATATTCACAGAATGATAAAGGTTTACGTCAGTTTGCAGCTTACAGTAGCAGGAGGAGCACATCGATTTAATATGGTGACGCTTGTTCCAGGGTACTATATCTGTTCACACTATCAATTAAAAAGCTATCAGAGACACTttcgtttctctttctctttcatctccATAGATTTCACTATTATTTACAATATTAGTCACGGAAGATTGCAGGCAAAGCATCAACGAAGTTTGACGGGTAGAAACCCACGATGGTGCCACGTGAAATAGAGCACAGAGACGATCTGACTGTTTTCTTATCAGTAGTCCATTACCTCCAGCACTGTGTCTCAGGTATGATAGGCGGTTTATGCTTCTACGTCAGTTTGACGCCGTAGCTACAGCGACAGCGCAGACCCTACACAGACCCCAACTCcgtagcctgatgtgcaccACCTCAGAATTGTAACTATGCATCATGACAACACAGTCTGcaagagctgcgattggtccgcTCGGCAGTAGCAtatttccgctttagtatttacgtctgcttttctgtctccgcaattttcaaatcgATTATGTTGGATCAAAGATGGAATGCATCGAAGAAGGACTGACTGAGGAGGTTCAAAGGTACAACCTTTTGTACGACTTGTCGCAAAATTTCGGTGGAAGTTTTGTTCACTGTTGTtgagagtgaagcaggaagtggaaacaaaaattaacccgactaaCAAGACACAGGGCCGACTAGCGCTTGGGTGgggtttttacagagcgagacagactgACGAGGGCACGAGTATAAATGGTTCGCACCGGTGTAGGCTACGTGCGTACGTCTAGTCCTGCAGAGGCATGAGTCACACTTAAGCCCCTAGACCTGACCACACCGACACACTGGAATATACACAAGAACCCTGTTAGAAAGCGATCCCAGCTGTCTGGAgaacccccacacacacagagggcaTGAAGCACAAGGTGAGGAGGTGATAGATGGCGGCGTCACGGGAGTGCTGAGCCGCAGTGATTCGGTTTTGACGGACAGCTGTGAGACGAGGTGAGCTCCTGGTGCGATGGGAGAGTGTTTTGACACAAAGAGTTCTCAGTCAGCAGTGGCAGCCCTTCTCAGCGGACGTTGCAGCTATTTCCTCTTCCTCCGGGTAGAGCACCTTGGCGGTGAGGCCGCTCTTCACACCGTCCCAGCCGTCACGGGTGACGATCTCCCCCATCTTCATCAGCTCGTAGATGTCTCTGGTCAGCAGCTCGAAGGCCCGGTCCACGTTGCTGTTGCACTTGGCCGACGTCTCCACGTAGCGGATGCCCAGCTCGGCCGCGAGCTGCTCCGCCTCGTCCCGGGTCACCTTGCGGTCCTTGTTGAGGTCGCTCTTGTGGCCGATGAGGATATAGACCATGTGGTGAGGCAGGATGTGCTCACTCACCTCCTTGTGCCACTCCCTCACATGGTCAAATGTCTTGCGGTTGGTCAGATCAAAGACTAACAGCCCCCCGACGGAGTTGCGGTAGTATGATGTTGTGATGGACCTGGTGGGTAGAGACATCGATGACATGTTAGTTAAGGGAGGCAAAATGATCTACGCTGTCAGTTCATAATATCTAGAAAGTCCCTCgtggacacacaaacaaagaggaTCTACTACCTTGAGGTAGAAATGAGTTTAATCTTTAATGATAGACATCAACTCTCTTGTCAAGTCTGTCAAGTATCAAAACGGAAGCCTCAGTCTGTCAAGAGACAACTCTAGGCTCGGCTACAAGCCGTGATAAAGACAGTCAATAAGTAATGACCTTTCAACTTGCTTGACTGttctctttaaaatgtcaaagtcatTCATTGACACCTCATCAGGGAACCCGTCTGCTGCTGTCTCATGACTTCGCCTCTGGGGCAAAGGCCAATGTTTTGTGGGTTTCCTTGCAGTGACCAGATACCAGGATAAGTGATAAGCACTCTGTTCGCTCCTATGAGCAACTTGAGGTGCAAGAATAGACTGGGATTGGGAGACAATGTTCTTGCAACCAAAGCCCACTCAAACGCGATCGAGATAAGGGTTTGGCATGTACACTCTGCCTTTACATGcatttcctctttctcactCGCATGTTAATACCAGCTGTAAATGGGTTCTTACTGTctccaaaaacacagcaggttTTTGTGTGTCACTTTGTATCTCCGATGagagttgtggctcatcagaggatggacatggaccttctgatgGACATGACCTTCTGTCCCTGTGGTGTCCAACAACACAATGTTgctagtggggggtctttggatcatcccacagatacttgatcagtttgagatctagtgaatctggaggccgggtcaacaccctgtgctgttcctcatgtcaggtccaaaggtttcccagccgAACAttgtgtcacaagatggtccgTGTTTGTTTGAATGAAATATGACAGCAGCACAGTATACTAATGGCTCTTTGGATGCCTGCAACCTCCCACTAGTTTCTATTTTCTACACATCCAAGGAAAACTAGTCCTAATTATGAATTATGTGCACACAGTGGTTTAACAACTGCTGAATGATTTCACAAACACTTTCCCACAGGAAGACGTGTCGAGACAGAAGTGAAAGCCTCTGGTGTGGTGAAGCCTGAAGGAAAACACCCTCAGAAGCACAGACTTCAAAAGGGAAAGCAGATCTAAGAGCGTAGCTGCTCCAGGAGACACTGAAGTGTTTAAAGGGAATTATCCATGACAGCAGGAACACATGAGAAGCAGAACAAGCAACAGGActagtaaatacaaaaaaaaaggaaaagaaagaaagaaagaaaggaggaataTGCAGAAGAAGACTTGTCATCCCTGCGTTGCCCTGGAGACTGTGGAGTCAGTATCCGAGTAAATCAAACCGGGGCCTAAATATGAGGAGGCTGCCCATCATCCATGAATGAATGATTCATCTCGAAATGCAATGTTGTTGCACAGGCCAGGGCATAATGTCCTCCTGGTCCTTTCTCCACGACGCGCTCCCTGCATCAAATCCCAGTGAATAAATTGCTCTTTTACACGAAAAAGGTTCATTTGAACACAGGAGTCAACAAGACAGAGGATCAGGGCCTCTCGATGCTTTTACGACAAATCCCTACAGAATCATCTTTATCCTACAGTTCATATTCGGTAGGTGTAGGtttcccacccccacccacataCTATTTCGTACCTGAATCGTTCCTGGCCGGCCGTGTCCCAAAGCTGGAGCTTTATCTTCACCCCGGGCTCGATGTCAAGCGAGCGGGCGTAGAAATCCACCCCGACCGTGGGATCCGCCACATCGCTGTAAATCCCGTCCGTGAAACGCTTCAGCAGCGACGACTTCCCCACCGTGGAATCCCCGAGTAGGATGATTCGGAACTGGTATTGCCACAAAATATCCATGGCATGACTAGAAGGAGGAGATACCAGCGgcgtgtgtgagcgtgtgagggagacagagagacaaagccCTGCGATCAGCGTGTTTACAAGGAGCCTTCTGCTCGGGGAGAGACGCGGAGCACAGAGCGACCGCAGCAGTCATGTGATAGATTTACCTATGCTCTACTACTCTGGATATCGCGACTGTAAAACCCTCCGCACATAGGGAGCCAGAAACATTCTTAGTGGGATTTTAAGCGGCAGGAAAGCAAAATTGGGGTTGCCTTTAAACCCAATGCAGTCAccctttacatttaaaaaatatatgtaagcttgaattgaattgaattcccTACCGTCAGCTttctcaaaaaaagaaagaaaaaagagagaaaaaaagaaaacactgctcTGTGCTGTTGCTGTCCGTGGTTCTGAAGTAGGCTAACCCATAGGCATATACGTAGACGTCGCATTGACTGTGGGGGACGTGTCTAaagcgccgccatcttggtacAGTGCCCGCAGAGGCAGCGGTACATGTAAACTAACTTCACCAGAGGGACCCATAATGGGAGTTTTCTTCCACGTTGCCTTCCTGCTCTGACACATCCTGCTCCTAAAGCCTCCTCATGTTAGAACAGATCAAGGGTCTGTTTCACACTAAATCTACCTGCCACAATGTCAGTCACAGACACCACCACTACCCCCTACTTAAATTCACTCAAACTTGTTGCTTTGTAGATTAATATATTATGTACATTGCATTTGCTGGCAGGTGCAGATCCCATGTCTGTGCCCTCCAGATGACTTCTGTTACCCTTGTCCACCACGTATCACTCTAATGCTGTTTCACTGTTTTGAGATGTTTTAAGATAAAGGTGTATTCCTTTATTCATATTATCACCTTTAGCCACTGTAATTGCTCCAGGGCTGGGTCTTGCTTCTGATGTCCTGAACTGATTAATTTCCATcaatttatttcaaactatttctgtgttttcctgacCTGCATCACCTGCATCAACAGTAAGAGCATCTGAGCTGTGCGGGGCACTCCAGCTCTTTACTCCACCACAAATGGTTGTTAGTGTCTAAGTAATGGAAGTGCATTAAGTTTTCACCAAAGTCATTGTTGTTCAATTATGTTGTCTCCTACTGCCAGGCATGCTGAAAATGAGTTAACTCTTTACACAGAGACCTAATAGAGATTGCTGTGAGCTTCAGGAGAGTGCACACCCAGCATGCAACTTTGACCATCAACggtgctgctgtggagagggtgagCAGCACCAGGTTCCTGGGTGTGCACATCTCAGAGGACCTCTCCTGGGATACCAACACGGCATCACTGGCCAACAACAAGGCTCAACAGCTCCTCTACTTCCTCTGCAAACTGAGGAAAGTTaacattttgttaatattttttgtttagttgctgcaccgtaggcgtttgaggaaggtaatttcaatcctgttttatgttgcacacaataaagttgacttgattTGACTAATAACATCAACACCTTGTTAAAGTGAAAAACATTATATGAACATCTCGCTGTAAGGGCGACAACATCTACGCACAACATCTCATCAGAGAACGTCCACCAGCTTTCCAACTTCAAAATGCATCAGCGTTGTTTCAGCTGTTAACTGCGGACCGGATCCTCGGTTGGGTTGATCGAGTAAATGTTAACAGGTGTTGCTGCAACGCTGCCCTCCAGTGCACAGActtataaaagtaaacaacataGATTTCTAATCAGTAAGTGAGATAAACGTTGTCTGGTAAATACTACAGCTGCATTTCCACTTAGAACCACTACAAGACAGTAAAGTAAAACCTTGTTCAACACGATCTTATTCATAAAAGCAACACCTTTCCGAAGTTCGGTTTTAAAAGACTGGATTATGAGATGTTCGTATGACAAAAATATGATGATAAACATTAATATGTTTGATACAGTATGTAatgataaacattttaataaaaggtTGGAAACTGACATTTCTTGATGAGTGTTAATTTATTAGTTTTCTGTGGTAGCCACATGACAGACTGGCGGCCTGTCCACGGTGTACCCCTGTAGCCTAATGACAGCTTTCATTGACTCCAACTTCCTGTGAGCCTCTAGCCTCTAGTAACATAGTATTGATAGAATTGATTGTTGTAAAACTTCTCATTTGTGGAGTCTCTATGTGGTGCTGGGATAGTTTTAAAgtagtagtatattgtgttttcctcGAACCTTACTCCAGATagcatcgtcatcatcatcatcatcatcactatcagGGGTGTTTTCACAGACCTTCACTCTCTTGTCTAAGGCAGAGCAGCACCACCAGTGACAACTAAGCTGGCCCTAGGGaggactgaaatgaaagaactgccaTATTTTCCTAGTTGTGACCAGCACACAGTATTTTTTGTATCTATATAGTGTTTCTGATTCCTGAAATTCAGCACAGTGGTGGAAGCATCATGTTGAGGGGAAGCTTCTCAGTGGCAAAGCCTTGATGGCTATGAgttaagtatttatttacttatttattgtaTAGATACTGTAGATATGTTGATCTCAGGACAGAATGAAGTGAAGACCTCCTGGCCCTCACTAATGATGGCACATTCCATTAGTGAGtccctgatgatgtcacagtcctatGGTACCTGAGCATTCTGGAGGTAGAATCATTTGAAATTCAGTTCGTATTCATTACACTGAGAAGACAGTTCGTGATAATGAAACCTTGTtctgaaaagatattttcaaagacaggaagaggatTCACCATGTTGTGGATTATTAGTTCAGGATAATGGAACCCACGCAGTGGGCCTTTTTGCTCACAGGAACCCCTGACACCAAGACCAGATATTTCACTTGTAtttataattcttgtaaatacTGTGTATATAGTATGTTGTGTTTATCTATCTAGGTACATGCTAGCGGAGCTGCTAATGGACTTGATGGACTTGATGCTCATTACCCAGTCAACgctggcagaggaggagaggagttaAGCCTCGGGAGTACCTGTCATCTAGT
It includes:
- the rab42a gene encoding ras-related protein Rab-42a is translated as MDILWQYQFRIILLGDSTVGKSSLLKRFTDGIYSDVADPTVGVDFYARSLDIEPGVKIKLQLWDTAGQERFRSITTSYYRNSVGGLLVFDLTNRKTFDHVREWHKEVSEHILPHHMVYILIGHKSDLNKDRKVTRDEAEQLAAELGIRYVETSAKCNSNVDRAFELLTRDIYELMKMGEIVTRDGWDGVKSGLTAKVLYPEEEEIAATSAEKGCHC